Below is a window of Phocoena sinus isolate mPhoSin1 chromosome 2, mPhoSin1.pri, whole genome shotgun sequence DNA.
AGCCCTTGTTAGGGATTCCTACCCCAACGTGCTTTTCAGATCTTGTTCTCTTTCTCCACTTAACTCCCACTTCGGTGcaaaagcacacatacacacgtccACACACCTTCTTGAAGAAAAGAGACTGGGACAGGAGTTCTGGACAGGGTCCCCTTAGCCATCCAGAGCCGTAAACTTTGAATGGGGTCCACCCTAACCAGAGAAATAAACCATCAcattctagtaggtctgtatcacCAATAAGAGCTCTTGGCAACTCCAAGAATGTCACCCACTCCCCCTTTGTAGAGAATTAGTAGTCTTTATGGGTTCTAGAAGAAGGGGAAGGCAGTCAGGGGAAGACTTCAGGAAGAAATCCCTGTGAAGTTACCAGAGGCCACAGCGCATTAAGAAAGTACATAAGAACTTTGAATGCTGAAGTCTGGAGCTTGTACTAGGCTATATTTCCTTAAAAGATTGTAGCCTTATTTCTTGGCCATCCCTCATACACACACAGGAACCCCACTTCTCCTGTGGTAGGTAAGGAATGGGTAACTGTATCTGAAATGCAACTGAGTATGAGAAATGCTTTAGTATTTCAAGGGAGTTCAGAAAGGGAAAAGGTGTCCCTTACCTCTCCAGGCCAGGTGAGAAAGGAGAACCCCCAAAGTGTAGGGATTGGCCCACCCTGTGAGAAAGCACCTCAGTTTTGTCACAGGAGCCTCTGATGCAGCGTTTTTGTGTCTAGAGGTCTGTTACTGGGAActccttccttcttgtgtctgtatttctgtttatatGAACCTGCAGGTGTATGTCTGACTGTATCCTGTGCTTATTTATATTAGTATCTATTTATATCAATATAACAGTCATGGTAGTCAGCTAGGGGAGAAGTGGTGGAGTGAAGATTGACATGAGATTTCTCTCAGATTAGAAAAATTCTACTGTCAGACCCTCCTTGGCAAGCCAGGGAGGAAGATGTTCCCAAGGGAAACTACAAGCTTTGTAGGAAAAGCAGGATTATTGGGTGTGGGAACTTTTCATTTCAGTCCCACCTCTTCATGCAGGAGGCCTCTTAGCTTAATAATTAAAACCAAATTAGGATCAGggtcaataaaaattaactttaaattgGGCAATGTAGATTAAAGAAGACCTAATTCATTAAACTGAACAAGAAGGAATTAAGGTAAATTTTATTCACCAACTGTCTTTTTGCTTTAGTCAATTTTAATGTTTTGGAGAATTGGAGATAAGTTAACATGCTCTTCTGTGCTTAAGATACAGAAACCCTTTTGTTAGTGTTTCTTTGAATCATCATGTTAATAGAGATGAGccattcttataaaatattttataagctcTCTTTGAAGTAAATGCAGGTATAATGCTAATACATGACCCTGATCAAAATAATTGCACCTTTATTATTTGCCTATgttgcaatatttgtttttgaaattccaGCATATAACATTTACTCTTACTTGAATACTATATATTCAGACTTGCTTTATCTTCCTATATTAACCAAGATATTCTACATTTTATAGCCTTTCCTAAATCATATAGCCTTCCATCAAAATTGTAACGGCTTCAGTCTAGGTGtcataaataaaaaattcttagaccaataaatatctgctttaaaataagtatcattgggacttccttggtggtccagtggttaagactccacgctcccaatgcagggggcccgggtttgatgcctggtcagggaactagatcccacgtgcatgccgcaactaagagcctgcatgctgcaactaaaaagatcccacatgccgcaactaagacccggcacagccaaataaataaataaacagtaaaataaaataaatattaaaaagataagtaTCACTATCACatcttttacaaaataatttaatccTCAGATTCTTACTTATCTCCAGCTGGAGTTGAAATTTATGTTTCAGATTCAATTAAACATGAACATTCATGCTTTGGAGACTCCAGCTGTTGGAAGAGGCTTTCTGAAAATTTTGTGAAAGCACTAAAAATTGACAGGGTTGGTCAAATCCCTTCCTGTCCAGTCCTTAGCCCTATGTTGGTGATAGTTAATGTTGAATGATTATGATAGAGGGCAGTGAGGGAGCACAGCTCCCTCTTGTGTGCAAAACAGAAGATGCCTCTCGCAGGGATAGGGACCCgttcattcatatattcatccATTCCATCCACAGACTGATTGGTAAGTATATGCTGCATGCAggggatgcaaagatgaaaagacaaagtcGTCGCCCTTTAGGAGATTAGAAGCTAATGGGTTCTAAACGTTCAAACAGAGTGCAGTGTCATTATTGTGATTGTGAAGGTATGTTCAGAATGCCGTCAGAACATTAGAGGTGGGAACACCTACACTGGCCTGATGACGTCAGAGGAAATTTCACAGAGGTGGTAACACAAGCTGAGACTTGATGGGTGAAGAGTTTGCCATGGGAGTACGAGCATTCCAGAGAGAGGAAACAGCATATACAAAGGCACGAAGGCTTGAAAGAGCGTGTCAGATTCAGGGAGAGGCCAGTAGTTTAGTATGGCTAGAGATTAGATTGCACAAAAGATGGAGATGGAAGTGCAGGTGGGACCAGATCACAAAGGACTTTGCATGTGATGGTGAGAAGATTAGATTTAACCCAGAGCAAAGACGTGAAATGATTAGATTTGCTTGTTAGAAGAATTGTTGTGGCACCGGGCCAGATAGGATGAGGCTGAATTAGGGCAGAGGCAGTAGGGAAGGAAATGCTTGGGtgatttcaagaaatatttaggagGTAAGATGGTTCAGCTCTCTGGCTTATTTGATTGATGAGGTGATGACGCCACCAAAGagacaaataaaacagaagaaaaagcagagtGGAGACCGTGAATTCAGTTTGGGACCTGTTAAATCCAAGGCATCCTTGGAACAGCCAAGTGAAATGTCCAGAGGATAGCTGGCCCTTTTGTGTTTGGAGCCCAAGTAGGGGGTCTACGTGGAGACATAGATTTGAGAAGCCTCAGCCATGGGAATGGATGAACTTGCCGAGGGAATCGTGAAGAGCGCTGGAAGAAGAGAGTCAAGACAGAATCCTAGGGAGCATAAATGTTTAAGAGGGGAGAAAGAACTAGCAAAGGAGCCACAGAAGGATTGGCCAAAGgcaggagacccaggagaacGTGGTGTCATGGAGGCTCAGGGAGGAAGCCTGAAGAAAGAGGAATTACTACAGAGAGATCAAGAATGATGAAAAGTGAAAATTTCCCTTTAGATTTAGCGCTTGGTAACCTAAAAGAGAGAAGTTGGGGATGGGAAGAAGCCAGATTCACTGAGGAAATAAGGCAGTGGACATACATAGACTATTCTTCTTCCCAAAAGCCTGGCTGTGAAAGGGAGAGGGTGGCATAAGATAGTAGCTGGAGGGGACCCAAAAGGTCAAGAGAAAGAGTTCCTTTTCTTTGTGTTCTTAAGATGGGAGAAATGTAAGCATATCCTTGAGAGAAAGAGccagcagagaaagagaagctgaAAAGTCACCAAGAGAAAGGGGGAGAACTGATGAGAAAGGTGGTGGTGAAGGCAGGCAGGATTGGAGTCAGAGCCCAAGAAGAAAGGAGATACATATTCCTCTGGAATGGGAGAGTTGAAGagttaaggaaaaaaagcaaaacttcatGTTAAAACTGAGACGGCGTTTATTTCACTTGCCCAAAAGACagaattaaacatttaaactGTCTCTTTATCTCTGCCTGATACCATGCTACTCCCCAGAGACAGCACAAGGAGGTGCCCAGcctagaaggagagagagacGTTGGGAGCTCCGATGTGTCATAGAGAATCACAGAATTTAGAACTAGAATGGGTCCTGGAGATCATCATATCCAACCGTAGAGGAGGAACCCAAGAAACAGGGAGGTTGTCATTTGCCTGTCCAGTTATAAAATCAGTCAGTGAATGAGACTTTCCTgtcggtccaatggttaagaccccaggattccaatgcaggggtgcaggttcaatccctggtctgggaacctAGATCCCACActccgtgcagtgtggccaaaaaaatttaaaaataaaagaaaaaaaaatcagtcagtgAAGAACCAGAACTGATTCCTGCCCAGGGTTCCCATCAAGAAGGATTGgtgaaagagagaaatggagtAATGAAATGTCCCCTCCTTCCCAATCTGGTAGCTtccatttattaatattattctgtTCCAGGTACTATTCTTAACACTTTACAGACACAATCTTGTTTCATATTCACAATGACCCTATGAAGTAAACATTATCATcatccctatttttaaaatacacccAAGTCTCTGTAACTTGAAGAGGCAAAGGCAGAATTCAAACACAGAGCTGCTAAACTTCTAAGCTTATTCTTTCACTGTATCACTTAACAAGACACTACCTGGTCAGACTGTAACTTACAGAGCCTCCTGGGTACCAAGGCCCCAGTACAGATTATACACAGGGAAATGAGCAGAGCTGGGTTCGTTGATTgtaagatgcatttttttttttcacattttgacaTCTCTGAAATTGAGGTGTGTTTCACCAGCGATGGCTGTCATTGTTTAATTGGcagtgttttttcctctttctttctttgtggtacTTAAAATAATGGCATGTCTTGCAATCATTCTGTCTGGATTTAACAAAGCACAGTAAATTTAGGTGCCATTTCCCCAATATCCTGTCTGCAAAGAGACAAACTAGAGCCAAAATAGCTCTGAGATCAGGGGACAGACAGAAAAGAGCTAAGCCAGGGTTTGACCTGAAATGAAGCCTAGGAACTTAAATCAAGGAGGAAGGCTGCTGTTGATGATGTGTGGGGTAGAAGGACATCTGGCCCCAGCACTGTGCCCTAGTGGAGGGCAGGCTCCTTCAGTGCCTATTGAGGTGAGCTCAGTTCAGCTCGATTGCTCTCGAGTTGCCAGAACAGGAGCCAGAGTGCCCGAGAAAGCTTGTCAGACCAGCCTGGGCAGTGCCAGGTCTGGGAATCAGCCCTCTGATGATGAAGTTGGATTATATACTTAGCAGAGCTATCTTGCCTTTGTTCTTTGGGGAGTGAGAAGGAAAGCCAACCTTTTTGTATCTGTACCATCTTTCAGCCTTATGCCTTCTCTTGACAGAAAATATAGCTCTTTCTATGTTCTGTGATCCGTCTGCTTGTGCTGGAGGCCTGAAGGAGATAAAAGAGAATTACATTTCTTAAGACAGTCCCAGAGGAAGCAGAGAAGCCTGGAGGGTAGTGGTGGCACTGGTTTAGGGGACCTGGGGGTTAGCAAGGGAGCATGGAGTGACAGAGACTGATTGCCAAGACCCTTATTCTCTCACAGCTAAAAACACGTGGAGATGGATGGCTGAGGGGTAGCGGAAATGGCAGTAACAGTGGCGTCTGGTGAGCATCAGAGAAGAAGGGTCTGGTTTATTCTCTGCTGGATCTCTGGCCCCAAGAACAGTGTGTGGCACATAGAGGGCACTCAGTAAACACCTGTTGTTGTAGAGCATCCGCCTCCCCTGAACAACCCCACCAGAATGGCTGCTTTGGGACACACATTCCCCTTCTACGCTGGCCCCAAGCCGAACTTCCCAATGGTCACCACCTTggccatcatcatcaccatctttATGATTTCACTGGTCACCTTCATCATCATCCTGCCAGGCATTCGGGGCAAGATGGTGAGAAACAAAACCAGCCCTGGAGACCCCAGCCCCAGAGAGACCTCGGCCTCGAGGTAAGGGGGCCAGACTTTCTGATTACAATCAGATTCAGGAAAGAGATTCTAGTCCCGAGAAAGCGTCACCCACCCTCCCAGCAGAGAGCTCCCTGCTCATTGATTCAACAGATAATTACTGAGTATCTATTATGGGCCAGACACTTTGATCTCTGGTGACCAAGTGACCTCAGTTCTAGAACACACTTCCCGAGTCTGGAAAGAGAAAGGGTGGATTTGGAAGGAGGGTGCTCCATCCTAAACCCGCCCACCCTGTGATGCAGAGGCTGTTCTGGATCCTGCGAGTAGTGACCAGCTTATTCATTGGAGCTGTGATCCTGGGTAAGTGTGGAGTGTAGCTGACTTGGGCAGCTGCCTGCATCCCATCTCTTCTATCCTGGCTCCCTCACAGAGGCTCTGCTTCAGGGTGGGCTTCCAGACCTCCCTACCCACATGCCTCCCTCACCCTGGCCTTATCCCCTCACATCTACCTTTGCCCTGACAGGTGCAAGCCTCCTGGATACATCTCTCCAACCTTCCTAACATATTTATTCAGAGGAAAGCAGGTCAAAATGAATGCCTTTGGGGACAGGGTCTGCggaggctggagggagagaaTGGTGGAGGGCTGCTTGCTTTGCTTTGGGGATCAGGCGATAGGAAACATAGAAAGTCTCTATGTTGAAGCTCTCTGTGTTTGCCCAGCATGGTTTATTATGTTAATGTTTCCTGCCCCAGCTGCTTGAGTAGTTCTCCCTATatgggggcaggaagggaggacaGGGGGAAGAGGATTATGACCAGGGGAGATATTAGATTCTgacccatttattcatttattcatcccatACCTATTGTTGGCAAACTTACCATGAGCCAGGTCCTAGGCGGGTAAATGGATACACAACTATGAGCAAAACTGACATGGTCCCCTTGCAGCTCTCCCTCTGACTAACCCAGCAATGCCCAGACCTCCCTGAGTTCCTGAACATCAAACTCCCCAACCCCAGCCATGAATTTCAGTTCTGAGTGGTCTGTGGGCCAGGTCAGCACCAACACATCATACAAGGCCTTCAGTTCGGAATGCATCAGCACCGCTGTGGGGCTGCAGATTGGGCTGGGAGGAGTCAACATCACGCTCACGGGTGAGAGGGGGCTCTTgcctgggaggaagggaaagcCTCTGCTCTGCGGCTTTGGGATCTATGTTGGGTGTGGTCTAAAGAGCTCTAGGATCCGGGCCGGGGGAGGTAGGAAGGGAAGTTCTCAGGCCTCAGAAGCTGCCTTCTCTCACTTGAGACCAGAGCCTGGTCCTCTTCCAGTGTGATAAGCCTCTGCCCAGGTAAATACCCACTCTGGCCCTCGGGTCCCTGCTGGGCACGGCTGCTCCATTCCCCAGGGACCCCGGTGCAGCAGCTGAACGGAGACTGGCTGTTACAACAAGGAGTCCACCTGGCGCCTGGGGGAGAACTACGCCGAGGAGTATGCCAAGGCACTGGAGAAGGGGCTGCCAGACCCCGTGCTCTACCTGGCCGAGAAGTTCACCCCACACAGCCCGTGTGGCCTGCATGGCCAGTACCGCCTGGCGGGACACTACACCTCGGCCACACTGTGGTGAGGGTAGGACGGAGGCCCTGCTGGCCTAGACCCAGGAGTGGGGTTCCTACCCATCTCTCCCCCACTCATGTGGAGACCCCTAGTGGGACAGTCTGGCACCAGTCACCACGGTGCTTGGTTGGGAAGCCCACAGGCAGGAATCCCTACCTCACCTCTTTGGGGTGTCCTCCACCTGGGCCCCTCCAGGTAGAAGTTCACCCCAAACAAGGTAGAGGTGCCTGGGCCAGCCTTCCCCTGGCTCTCCAGGGTGGCATTCCTCTGCTGGCTGCTGGCGGATGTGATGCTGTCCATGCCTGTGCTGGCCACGGGTGTCTTCCAGCTGTTGGGACTGCTCTTCTTCTCCACGGCCATGTCACTCACCCTGCCCTGTCCCCTACGCTTGGGCACTGCCACACTGCACACTCACTGTGGGCCTGCCTACTGGATCACATTGACCACAGGTGACGCCCAATCCTGAAGGCAGGGATGGGAGGACTCAGGGCTGGGGCCCGTCAGGTCCGTGGGGTTGAGCGTCTGCCTCCAGGGACTGAGAGGCACTTCTGGGGACCTTTCCCCTCTTTAGAGCCCCCTCCGTCTTAGATCCCTCATCGCTGGGTTTCCCCTTCTCAGAcccacagcccctccctcctcatATATCCCTACTCCCCTGTGtcttatctctgtctctgtcatgTCCCTCATCCCTTAACGCTCTGTTCACCCAGCTCTTCCCCAGATCTTACGATCTCATGTCCCCCCTTCCCTCAAACACTCTTCTCTGTGTCCCCCATTCCTAGAACACTTCTCTGTGCCTATTTCACATAGCCTTAAATTGCCCTGCAGTTTTATTGTCCTCTCCTGTCCTGCCCTCCCCCCAGGGTTTCTCTGTTttcagagttctctctctctctctctctctctctctctctctctctcctgggatGTAATTGAAGGAGCACTGGGTTTAGAGTCCAAAAACTCAGAGCAACAGAGCCACACCAGCCATATGACCCTATGCCAGTCACTTCTCGGAGCCTAAGTTGCCCTGAAGCAGGGACGATATAGGCTTCCCGTAAGAGGGGTCTTAATGCTCTTAGCAGAAGATGTCCTTGCGAAGGTGTTACTATCACTAAGGCAGGATACTTGTTGCCTCATCCCCAGGCCTGCTCTGTGTGCTGCTGGGCCTGGCCATGGTGGTGGCCCACAGGCTGCAGGCTTTCTTCAGCCACTGTGGGAGAGGACCCTGTCCTGGAGTGGGATCCTGAGGAAGGGGGACTCCTGAGCCCTCGCTACAGGTCCACAGCTGACAGTCCCGAGCCCCAGGACATTCCTCTGTCAGAGGCTTCCTCTGAGGTGCCCTGTGAGGAGTCTGACTGTGCCCTGGAAAGTTCATCTCCCTGGTGGCCACCTGGACTTCCAATCTGGCTCCAGACTTCACTGGGAACCCCCCCAAAACACCACCAGAACTGCCTGCAGGATGGGTTGTATCAGGTTCCCAGCCCCAATGTGTAGGTGGAGTAGGAAAAGAGGCTCTTCCTATTGATgttaaaacatgaaacaaaataaaaagccctAAGGCAGATGTTGGGGCTGCCATAAACCCTGTTGCCATGCGTGATGAGACCAAGCAGGGGCTGCCCCTCCTTCTGCCCAGCTACCCTGTCCTCCCTTGGGGCTTTGCCTCTTCGAGGTGCCATTTACtgaaacccagctccacccacatGATGACATACGTGTACGGGGGGCTTACAGTGCGATTCTCCCGTGTTCCCTCTCATCCCTCTGCATCTCtcgttttcctttttcctggctCCCTTTTGTTCTCCCTTCACTTGCCCAGCTTGTGTGATCTCTTGGTACAATGAACGCACTGCGAGGGAGGAGAGACCAAACTTCTTGTTCTAGATCTAATATTAACCGATTGTGCCCcatcctctctgagcttcagttctcAAATCTGCCAAATAAGACTGTGGGACTTGCCAAggacctaaaacaaacaaacaaaaaatcccggGGTTTACAGCTTTATGCCTTGCTGACATTTACCTCGGCCCTCAGACACCACCCCTTTAATGAATAAAGTGAAGCTAGTGAATAAACTCCAAAATGCCATTTCTTCTTAGCCCCCTCAGCTGGGCCAGCAGAGGGGGATCCCACAGGGCCAGCGGGGGTGAAGGTGCGGGGGAATGACCTGCCTGGTCACTGCTACCATCCACTTGGGGTAGCTCAGGAAGATGCAGGCTCTGATTGTTCTTCTCTGGGCTCACTAGAGGGCACCCTCTCCCAGACCCTTTCCCGGGTTACTCTGCCTTCTTCAGACACAGAGAATCCGGTGTCTgtggcaaagcagagagagaggctGCCTCCAACCCAGGGAAGTCTCCCCAGAGCTCGTATCCCGAAAAGCCTTGAAAAGCCATTGAAAATAATGggggaaagtttaaaaaaaaaagaagaaagtttatttaCAGCTCACCCTGGGAGACTCTTACCCGGGTGCAGGCGGCACATCTGAGGCCACTGGCCCTTTCCCCCCGCGCCCCCAGCTCAGTGCCCTCCCGGAGCTCCCCAGGCCCGGTGGGCACTGCTCCCCGGCCTGCGGGGGACCAAGGCAGAGTAGGAGTCCGAGGTTGAGTCCCTTTCACAGGTTAGTACTGATGGTTAAGTCTGAGCCCCAGAACTGCTTATGCAGTGGGTTGTTGAGGATGAGAGGAGAGCTCCCTTTCGCCTGACTTTCGAGGCCCTTGACGCTTCCATCCAAGAAGGTGCGAAGAGCGCTGGTCCGAGCGTAGTGGAGACTCAGCACCGCAGCTCCGAGGAGGAGGCACAGGATGCCTGCGTTAGCGCAGTCGCGGGTAAAGAGGGCGGTCAGGGCTCCAGAACCCGGCCGCCCGACTCCATCTATTGGAAGTATTTGCGTTTCTTCCCCAGACACACGCACCACGGAAAGACCTCTAATATGGCATACATGATACACGGGTTCGCACGCCACTGGGGCAAGATACCGAACCCTTCCgaactcccttcccctcctctgtaaaataggcaCAACAGTGCCTGCCTCTACGAACTACTGAGAGGGGCAAATTAGATAATATATGTGAACTCATTATGCAAACCGGAAAGTGCACGCTGGAAAAATCTCGTCTCTGCCCCCAGACACCCGGGGGCCGGTTCCCTCGGTCCTCACCCGTGGCCAGCGTGATCCAAAAGGCGGCACCGTAGTGAGTGGTGAGCTCGGAGGAGCCAAGGCGGAGCTGGCAGAGAGACACGCTGGAGATGGAGGCGAAGGAGAAGACGGAGAAGAGTGCGAAGGCGCCTGTGATCAGGAGAGCCAGGCCTCCGTAGTGCGGGACCGGCATGGAGAGCAGCACGTTGGAGAGGAGCCAGAAGCAGAACGCCACCCTGCGGGGAGGGGACCAGCGGAGCTGTGAGCCGGATTCCCCCAGACCGCTCGGGTTCCCACGGGCTCGCCTCCCCTACCTCCCGGCCCCAGAACAAAAGCCCGGGGCTGGGATGGCGGAGGCGCAGGGAAACACTGGAGGGGAGTAGCCGGCGCCCAGCCATTGCTGGGTCTCTTCGGATTCCCACGGTCTGTACGGACCTCGTGACCATCTGCCCGCGAGGCGACAACTCTCACCCCAAGCGCGTCGGTCTGTAACTGTAGCTCACATCCTCCGGCTCACAtgcccccaccccgacccccgccacacacacgcacgcgcgcgcgcaaGTACGCAAAGTGTCTTCTTTCCGCGCTCACCACAGCGTGGCCGAGGCGTAGTGTCCCGCCAAGCGGTACTGGCGGTAAACCCCGCAGGGGCTGCTCGGAGTGAACTTCTCCGCCAGATAGAGAACTGGATCCGGCAGCCCCTTCTGCAATGCCTCCGTGTACGCCCCAGCATAGTTTTCGCCGATCCGCCAAATGAACTGCTCGTTGTAGTCGATGGTCTCGTTCAACTGCTGCACTGGGTTCCCTGCGGAGGGCGTCGTCGTCACCCGGCTGCGTACAGCGAGGACCGGGCAACTAAGCGGATTCGGATAGGAGAGTGAGAATCTTGAGAGAAATAGGTTTGGCAGCGGTTGGGGAATACACAAATCAATGAGAGCCGAAAGCTATTCTATATGAGCTTGTGGGAGCTGTCCTCACGGGTCCTCCAGCTGCCCCTGCCTGCCACACACCCCCAACCATGGTGTCTGTCAACCTCAGGAGTTCACTTCACCGCAGCTCCTCACCTGTGAGTGTAACATTAACGCCCTCCAGGCCCACGTGCAGACCGA
It encodes the following:
- the DUOXA1 gene encoding LOW QUALITY PROTEIN: dual oxidase maturation factor 1 (The sequence of the model RefSeq protein was modified relative to this genomic sequence to represent the inferred CDS: deleted 2 bases in 2 codons): MAALGHTFPFYAGPKPNFPMVTTLAIIITIFMISLVTFIIILPGIRGKMRLFWILRVVTSLFIGAVILAMNFSSEWSVGQVSTNTSYKAFSSECISTAVGLQIGLGGVNITLTGTPVQQLNETGCYNKESTWRLGENYAEEYAKALEKGLPDPVLYLAEKFTPHSPCGLHGQYRLAGHYTSATLWVAFLCWLLADVMLSMPVLATGVFQLLGLLFFSTAMSLTLPCPLRLGTATLHTHCGPAYWITLTTGLLCVLLGLAMVVAHRLQAFFSTVGEDPVLEWDPEEGGLLSPRYRSTADSPEPQDIPLSEASSEVPSQCPPGAPQARWALLPGLRGTKAE
- the DUOXA2 gene encoding dual oxidase maturation factor 2 yields the protein MTLWNGVLPFYPQPRHAAGISVPLLIVILVFLALAASFLLILPGIRGHSRWFWLVRVLLSLFIGAEIVAVHFSTEWSVGRVSTDTSYKAFSAARVRAHVGLHVGLEGVNVTLTGNPVQQLNETIDYNEQFIWRIGENYAGAYTEALQKGLPDPVLYLAEKFTPSSPCGVYRQYRLAGHYASATLWVAFCFWLLSNVLLSMPVPHYGGLALLITGAFALFSVFSFASISSVSLCQLRLGSSELTTHYGAAFWITLATGILCLLLGAAVLSLHYARTSALRTFLDGSVKGLESQAKGSSPLILNNPLHKQFWGSDLTISTNL